Proteins encoded within one genomic window of Salmo salar unplaced genomic scaffold, Ssal_v3.1, whole genome shotgun sequence:
- the LOC106594486 gene encoding E3 ubiquitin-protein ligase TRAF7: protein LALSLSLSPPQLPISTPRRSDSAISVRSLLSESNMSLRSTFSLHEDDDDTEPLVFAEQPSVKLCCQLCCSVFKDPVITTCGHTFCRRCALTSDKCPVDTAKLTVVVNNIAVAEQIGELFIHCKYGCRLLNTASPASPNWAGGGASLTGLEEGPGNFEVDPMGCPFTIKLTTRREHEVSCDYRPVRCPNNPSCPPLLTMNLEGHLKECEHIKCPHSKYGCVFIGNQDTYATHLDLCKFEGLKEFLQQTDDRFHEMQVTLSQKDQDIAFLRSMLGKLSEKLDQLEKNLELKFDVLDENQSKLSEDLMEFRRDASMLNDELSHINARLNMGILGSYDPQQIFKCKGTFVGHQGPVWCLCVYSTGDLLFSGSSDKTIKVWDTCTTYKCQKTLEGHDGIVLALCIQGNRLYSGSADCTIIVWDVQTLQKVNTIRAHDNPVCTLVSSHSMLFSGSLKAIKVWDIVGTELKLKKELTGLNHWVRALVASQNHLYSGSYQTIKIWDIRSLDCVHVLQTSGGSVYSIAVTNHHIVCGTYENLIHVWDIESKEQVRTLTGHVGTVYALAVISTPDQTKVFSASYDRSLRVWSMDNMICTQTLLRHQGSVTALAVSRGRLFSGAVDSTVKVWTC, encoded by the exons ctcgctctctctctgtctctctcccccccccagcTCCCCATCAGCACCCCGAGGCGTTCTGACTCTGCCATCTCGGTGCGTTCCCTCCTCTCTGAGTCCAACATGTCTCTCCGCTCAACCTTCTCTCTTCACGAGGACGACGACGACACG GAGCCCCTGGTGTTTGCAGAGCAGCCGTCAGTGAAGCTGTGTTGTCAACTCTGCTGCAGCGTCTTCAAAGATCCTGTCATCACCACCTGTGGG caCACCTTCTGCAGACGATGTGCCTTGACCTCCG aTAAATGTCCAGTGGACACGGCTAAGTTAACGGTGGTGGTGAACAACATAGCTGTAGCAGAACAGATAGGAGAGCTGTTTATCCACTGTAAATACGGCTGTCGGCTTCTCAACACCGCCAGCCCCGCTTCCCCTAACTGGGCCGGTGGAGGGGCTTCCCTAACGGGGCTGGAGGAGG GACCTGGGAACTTTGAAGTGGATCCAATGGGGTGTCCTTTTACCATCAAGCTCACCACACGCAG gGAGCACGAGGTGAGCTGTGACTACCGTCCGGTTCGCTGTCCCAACaacccctcctgtcctcctctgctCACCATGAACCTGGAGGGACACCTGAAGGAATGCGAACACATCAAGTGTCCTCACTCCAAATACGG ctgtgtgtttataggtaaTCAGGATACATATGCCACCCATCTGGACCTGTGTAAGTTTGAAGGACTGAAGGAGTTCCTCCAACAGACAGATGACAG gttccaTGAGATGCAGGTGACCCTGTCTCAGAAGGACCAGGATATTGCCTTCCTGAGGTCCATGTTGGGGAAACTGTCTGAGAAACTGGACCAGCTGGAGAAGAACCTGGAACTGAAGTTTG atgTCCTGGATGAGAACCAGAGTAAACTGAGTGAAGATCTGATGGAGTTCAGGAGAGATGCTTCCATGCTCAAC gaTGAGTTGTCCCACATCAACGCCAGACTCAACATGGGCATCCTGGGCT ccTACGACCCCCAGCAGATCTTTAAATGTAAAGGGACGTTCGTAGGTCACCAGGGGCCAgtctggtgtctgtgtgtctactcTACAGGGGACCTGCTCTTCTCTGGGTCCTCGGACAAAACcatcaag gTGTGGGATACCTGCACCACCTATAAATGTCAGAAGACTCTGGAGGGTCATGATGGAATCGTGTTGGCGCTGTGTATACAGGG gaACAGACTGTATAGTGGCTCAGCTGACTGCACCATCATA GTGTGGGACGTCCAGACCCTGCAGAAGGTGAATACTATCCGTGCCCATGACAACCCGGTGTGTACGCTGGTGTCCTCCCACAGCATGCTGTTCAGCGGATCCCTCAAGGCCATCAAG gtgtggGACATAGTGGGGACAGAGTTGAAGCTGAAGAAGGAGTTAACAGGACTGAACCACTGGGTCCGTGCTCTAGTGGCCTCCCAGAACCACCTCTACAGTGGATCATACCAGACCATCAAG ATCTGGGATATCCGTTCTCTGGACTGTGTTCATGTCCTCCAGACCAGTGGAGGAAGTGTCTATTCCATCGCTGTCACCAACCATCACATCGTCTGTGGCACCTACGAGAACCTCATACAc GTCTGGGATATCGAGTCGAAGGAGCAGGTCCGAACCCTGACGGGTCACGTGGGGACCGTGTACGCTCTAGCAGTCATCtctacaccagaccagaccaaagtGTTCAGCGCTTCCTACGACCGCTCTCTCAGG gtgtgGAGCATGGACAACATGATCTGTACCCAGACCCTCCTCAGACACCAGGGGAGTGTAACTGCCCTGGCCGTCAGCAGGGGGCGCCTGTTCTCTGGAGCCGTAGACAGCACCGTCAAG GTGTGGACATGTTAg